In Oncorhynchus gorbuscha isolate QuinsamMale2020 ecotype Even-year linkage group LG08, OgorEven_v1.0, whole genome shotgun sequence, one genomic interval encodes:
- the LOC124041332 gene encoding synuclein-like isoform X2, which translates to MDALKKGFSIAKEGVVAAAEKTKAGVEEAAAKTKEGVMYVGNKTKDGMVAGVNTVAQRTTDQANIVGDATVAGANELSQQTVEGLENVAVNSGLVNQGDFSQGAEQAGQ; encoded by the exons ATGGATGCACTGAAGAAAGGATTCTCAATTGCCAAGGAGGGCGTCGTGGCTGCAGCAGAGAAGACCAAGGCAGGGGTGGAGGAGGCAGCTGCCAAAACTAAGGAGGGAGTCATGTATGTGG GGAACAAGACCAAGGACGGGATGGTAGCAGGTGTGAACACAG TGGCCCAGAGAACGACTGACCAGGCCAATATTGTTGGGGACGCAACGGTCGCCGGGGCCAATGAGCTGTCTCAGCAAACAGTGGAGGGGTTGGAGAATGTGGCAGTGAACTCCGGATTGGTGAACCAG GGTGACTTCTCACAGGGAGCTGAGCAGGCCGGGCAgtag
- the LOC124041332 gene encoding synuclein-like isoform X1, whose translation MDALKKGFSIAKEGVVAAAEKTKAGVEEAAAKTKEGVMYVGNKTKDGMVAGVNTVAQRTTDQANIVGDATVAGANELSQQTVEGLENVAVNSGLVNQEQGQEEAVTEGDFSQGAEQAGQ comes from the exons ATGGATGCACTGAAGAAAGGATTCTCAATTGCCAAGGAGGGCGTCGTGGCTGCAGCAGAGAAGACCAAGGCAGGGGTGGAGGAGGCAGCTGCCAAAACTAAGGAGGGAGTCATGTATGTGG GGAACAAGACCAAGGACGGGATGGTAGCAGGTGTGAACACAG TGGCCCAGAGAACGACTGACCAGGCCAATATTGTTGGGGACGCAACGGTCGCCGGGGCCAATGAGCTGTCTCAGCAAACAGTGGAGGGGTTGGAGAATGTGGCAGTGAACTCCGGATTGGTGAACCAG gaacagggacaggaagAAGCTGTAACTGAG GGTGACTTCTCACAGGGAGCTGAGCAGGCCGGGCAgtag